The Thermocladium sp. ECH_B genomic interval ATACTTTCTCTTTCTCTCCATACTCAACTATCTTGCCGGCATACATTATTGCAACCCTATCAGCCACATAATAAGCCACAGCCATGTTATGAGTTATGAATAGGTATGTGAGGCCCAATTTGCTCTTTATGTCAAGCAATAAATTAAGCACCTGGGCTTGAAGCGATGCATCCAATGCTGAGGTTGGCTCATCCAAAACAATGAACTTAGCGTTCTTAACTATTGCCCGAGCGATTGCAACCCTCTGGACTTGTCCGCCAGATAATTCCCGCGGTCTCTTGCGTGCGTGTTCTTTATAATTTAATCCAACTAGCTCCATGGTCTCGGCAACCCTCTTATCGTCTATATGGCCTAATGGTTCAGAGATTATCTCTCTCACGCTAAGCCTGGGATTTAGTGAGCTATAGGGATTCTGAAAAACCATTGCGACATTGTCCCGCACGAAATTGATTGTCGAATTATTTACCTCCTTGCCCATGAAGTAAAACTTGCCGCTATCCACTGGCTCTAAAGTGACTAATAACTTGCCCAGCGTCGTTTTCCCGCTTCCGCTCTCCCCTATGAGGCCCATGACCTCGCTCTCCCTAATTTCTAGGGACACATCATCAACCGCCCTAACATATACGGGCTTCCTGCCTGCAAGCCTATCCAGTATCCCTATCTTATACGCTAGGTAATACTTCTTAACGTTCTCTATTTTTATTAAGTCACTCATATAGCCAGCACCTCACCATTCTCCTTGAATCAGTTTTAATCAGTTGCGGCTCCTGGCTCTTGCAAATATCCTTCACAAATGGACACCTAGGGTTGAATTTGCAGCCGCTTGGTAAATTCATGAAGGATGGCGGTTGGCCCGGTATTGATTCTAACCTCACGTCGGGAGTAGTGAACTTAGACATGTCGGGGACTCCAGCTATTAATTTCTGCGTATATGGATGCATGGGCTCCTTAACTACGGAATCAACTTCGCCATCCTCCATTATCCTGCCGGCATAAAGTACAACTAGTCTCGTGGAGATGACATATGCTAGGCTAATATCGTGCGTTATGAATAGTATGGCAGTATTTAATTCCTTGTTGAGGTCCTTAAATAGATTAACTACCTGGGCTTGAATTGTTACATCAAGTGCAGATGTCGGTTCATCAGCTATCAAGACCTTAGGCTTAAGTATGAGCGCCATGGCCAGCACCACCCTCTGTATCTGTCCCCCGGATAATTGATGGGGATACTTCCTCATTATTACCTCGGGATCAGGAAACCTCAGCTCCTTTAGCGCATTAATGGAGGCATCATACCCCCTATCCTCGTTCCATGCCTCGCCATCTCGCTGCATGCGTATGCGCGCGGCTTCAAGCAATTGGTAACCAACTGTCTTAACAGGGTTAAGGCTAGTGAATGGATTCTGAAGAATCATGAATACAGTTGTCCCCCTATACTTAGTGATGGCGTTCTCGCTGAGGGAAAGCATGTCAACCCCATCTATATGCACCGAGCCTGATACTATTGCGCTTGGCGGTAGAAGCCTAGTTATTGTGTGACCCAGAGTTGATTTCCCGCTTCCGCTCTCCCCAACTATGCCAACTATCTCATCTTTATCTATATCGAGATTAACATCGCTGAGCACATTTAGTTTTCCGAAGATAGTCTTATACCCAACATTAAGATCACGGATCTTCAGAAGCATATCATCACCCTTAATATGCACCTCTCCCNCCTATTATGTCCTGTAACCTATCTCCAAGCAAAACAAAGCCCAGCGCTATCACTAATACCGCTAAGCTGGGATATATCGCCCACCACCAATATCTTGGGAAGCCATAGGAAACGCCATCAGAAGCCATTTCGCCCAATATAGGGGTGCCTGGCTGGAGGCCTACTCCTATGAAGTTAAGTATGGAGGCGGTTAATATGACATTGCCGAAATCAAGCATGGCGTACGCTATTATCGGGTCAACTGTATTTATGAACAGGTACTTCGTGAATAACTTTAACGGAGATACCCTATATAATTGGGCAGCTGCTATGAAATCCATGGATTTGACTCGAAGAGTCTCAGCTCTAAATAATCTAGCATATATTGGCCACCAAATTATGATGAA includes:
- a CDS encoding dipeptide/oligopeptide/nickel ABC transporter ATP-binding protein, with translation MSDLIKIENVKKYYLAYKIGILDRLAGRKPVYVRAVDDVSLEIRESEVMGLIGESGSGKTTLGKLLVTLEPVDSGKFYFMGKEVNNSTINFVRDNVAMVFQNPYSSLNPRLSVREIISEPLGHIDDKRVAETMELVGLNYKEHARKRPRELSGGQVQRVAIARAIVKNAKFIVLDEPTSALDASLQAQVLNLLLDIKSKLGLTYLFITHNMAVAYYVADRVAIMYAGKIVEYGEKEKVFRKPAHPYTQSLMSSIPKMSEKDLKPPSGEVPSLIDPPPGCRFNPRCPFAMDICSKKEPPLIDYEGRKVACWLYNK
- a CDS encoding peptide ABC transporter ATP-binding protein, with product MLLKIRDLNVGYKTIFGKLNVLSDVNLDIDKDEIVGIVGESGSGKSTLGHTITRLLPPSAIVSGSVHIDGVDMLSLSENAITKYRGTTVFMILQNPFTSLNPVKTVGYQLLEAARIRMQRDGEAWNEDRGYDASINALKELRFPDPEVIMRKYPHQLSGGQIQRVVLAMALILKPKVLIADEPTSALDVTIQAQVVNLFKDLNKELNTAILFITHDISLAYVISTRLVVLYAGRIMEDGEVDSVVKEPMHPYTQKLIAGVPDMSKFTTPDVRLESIPGQPPSFMNLPSGCKFNPRCPFVKDICKSQEPQLIKTDSRRMVRCWLYE